The genomic region ttattcaCAGTCTCCAGGAAGCCAGTTCTTTCAATTACCTGCAAGAAAATGTGCCTGAAAACTTACTTCTATATACATGGGTTGCTTCTAATTTGGAACATGGTCCAGTTGGTTTTAAAAGTACagatttattttatgtgttttcctTCCCAAGTTTTGGAAGTCTGGTGCACTGGGCAAAACTTATGCTCTGGAGCGAATGGCACCTAGGTTTgtgtcccagccctgccactttctagctgtgtgatctcagacaaatttctgagcctcagtttcctcctcagaGAAATGAGACTAATCCCACCCACAGCATGGATGAGCAGAGAAGAGCGAAGGGCCTCCTGTTTGTAAAGAGCCCAGCATGGCACCGGGGACAAATTCAACGCTTGGTAAATGTCTGCTcacctccttttcttcctgtatCCTATTtcgtatacaaatatatattaaaaaaattacacaaaacaATGCAACGAGGCAAAAGTCAATGTTTATTTAATCCTGGCTTTGACGGAAGCTAGCTTGCATTTCAGCAGAAAGGTCGTGTTCTTCCCCCGGTGTACGTGGTGCGCATCTCTCAGTGGGTTGCGGTGGAGCGTTACCCAGATGGCCAAGGCGGCAGAGGTGTTTCCTAAATTCCTTGTCAAGAAGCACGTAGAGGAGCGGGTTGACACAGCAGTGGGTGGTGGCGACGATTTTCATGATGTGAACACTTTTGTCCAGGTTGTAGCTGTGCCTGCAGTCTTGCAGGCAGAAGTAGTCTTTGAAAGTGGATAAGCAAAGTGCAACATTGTAGGGTCCCCACATCAGAAGAAAAACAACCATTACGGCAAAAACAAGCTTGTAAAGATCATATCTCCTTTTCCCAAAtcttattgtttttctcattcgcacatagcaaaatataaaaacaaacagtgGGAAAAGAAGTCCAAAAATGTTCGTCCTCAAGGTCAGAAAATGCTTCCAGAACGTCTCATCAGCCGGCAGGAAATGAGGTTTGCCAAAGAAGCACTTATATTTCTGGCTTTCCACCTGTGGTTCGTAAAACACCAATTCAGGCAAAGAGACCAGAATAGCTATTCCCCATGCCAGGACACTTGTGATGATGCCACAGGGCACCGAGGAAAGCGTCTCCATGTCAAAAAACACCAGGCACCTTTGCACAGTCAGAAGGGCATTGAAAAATGCCTCACTGTATAGGCCTACAGAGGAGAGCGCTACCAGAATTTGACACTTGGGGTCGCCGAGAATCCCCCCATGGGTGGCAGAGTGAGCCCAGAATGGCAGGGTAAGCAAGAAACACAAATTAGAAACTGCCAAGTTTAGGAAATAGATATTTTCCACTCGTTTTAGTCCTTTATGTTTTACCAGGATAAGCACAACCAACAGATTGTCCAGAAGACCGAGCAGGAACACCACTGTGTAGAGAGCAGGCACCAGCTTGGCTGAGAGAATCTTGGTGTCATATTGGTCGCATTGTTCTATCTTGTTATTCAGATCGTCCTCTATGAGGACATCATATTCATCCTCTGGTGTGGACGTGTAATTAGCCATCTTTTGGCTGCCCTGTGGAGAAATGAAAGATTATTTCCCTTTCATACAGCTGTAGGGTCCTGGAGGAAACAACACCAGGACCAGTGCCCACGCAGCCCTACTTTCCTCTTCTGGTGCTTAATTTCAGCCAGAGTAGGTCTACATCACAgaagcttaaaaataaacatttctttaacACCTCCCTTCTTCCCGAGCGCGTGCAGTTCTGAAGCCCGCAGGCGCTCAGTTGTGTGCTAATATCGCAGGGAAATAAAGGAAGCGTGACACGTAATTCTCTTAGCAGACCTCAGTTCTCTCATAGGACTTAATTCTGTCAGTAAAAACAAGACCTGCTTACCTGAAGACACGTAAGAAAACACAGAATTAGAGAACCAAGTCCCGTGGTTTAGTTGGACGAAATTagtgtccgttgtaatttctaCATTTCTAAAAAGTTTGCTCACCCCCTGAAACAGCTTCCTGTGACAGGCTGAGAGGTCTGAGTTCTTCTCTCGAAAGATATAAACAAACGTTTGCAAAAGTGAAACCATCCTCAGCTTCCATATGGACTAACGGGTTAAATACACAGATGGACTTACCGCTTGCCCCAGTTCCTGGGGGGAAGGGCCTCCCAGCCACCATCCGAGTCCCTGTGGGAATGGCCCGGACCGTTGAAAGACTGGCTTCCTTCTGAACAGACGGTCCTGACCTCTAGGGGCGAGAGAACTCACGTTGATCCCCTGGGAGCTCTACCCACCAGTCATGGCTCTCGGGGACTCCCCGAAAGAAAGCAACTCGAAAGCTCCCCCAAACCCCCGAGCGTTTCTTAAGCCTCTGGGAGGAACTAGGAAGTTGTTTTCTCCTCCCGCTTCCCTGTACCCCGCCTCTGACTTCCCCGTGGACTTCAGACAGTCTCCTCCTGGCCGCTCTAGATAAGGGAACTAAGTTACTGCTGCTCCTCAGTGATACTAAGGGTGTGTAGGAA from Equus caballus isolate H_3958 breed thoroughbred chromosome 16, TB-T2T, whole genome shotgun sequence harbors:
- the CCRL2 gene encoding C-C chemokine receptor-like 2 is translated as MANYTSTPEDEYDVLIEDDLNNKIEQCDQYDTKILSAKLVPALYTVVFLLGLLDNLLVVLILVKHKGLKRVENIYFLNLAVSNLCFLLTLPFWAHSATHGGILGDPKCQILVALSSVGLYSEAFFNALLTVQRCLVFFDMETLSSVPCGIITSVLAWGIAILVSLPELVFYEPQVESQKYKCFFGKPHFLPADETFWKHFLTLRTNIFGLLFPLFVFIFCYVRMRKTIRFGKRRYDLYKLVFAVMVVFLLMWGPYNVALCLSTFKDYFCLQDCRHSYNLDKSVHIMKIVATTHCCVNPLLYVLLDKEFRKHLCRLGHLGNAPPQPTERCAPRTPGEEHDLSAEMQASFRQSQD